The Bacillota bacterium nucleotide sequence CTAGTGCCGGAGAAGAAAATTCAACGCCAACAACAGGAAGTATAGACGGTACTTATTGGAAATTTGCTACCCTTGCAGTTGGCAGCTCATGGTATGTATACGGTGCTACAATAGCTGATGTTGCTAGCCGTTTTGATCCGGGCCTTCAATTTGATGTTCTTCCAAACTCAGGCGGAGTTGGTAATCTTCTTCTACTTCAGAAGAAACAAGCAGATATAGGATTAGGATTTAATAATGTTAATGCATGGGGATATAACGGCATATTGGCCTTTGAAGAGAACGGCGCTATACCTAGTCTTAGGGGTCTTGTTGCATGTTTAGACCAGATGTATGTAGGCATCGCCGTAAGAAATGGTAGTGGTATTGATAAGATAAGAGATATCGCTGATAAGAAAATGCCTATAAGACTTATGACTGCTGAAAAAGGAAGCGCAAGTGAATACACAACTCGCGTTGTTCTAGAGTCTATTGGTTGTACTTATAAGGATATCGTCGCTTGGGGAGGTTCTGTTGAGCATACGGACTTCGCTAGTATCGTTCAAGCATTTAAAGATGGCAGGTGTGACTTATTTATGCAGCATATTTCAGTTGGCCATGCCGCATTTACAGAACTTTGCGTTTCTGCTGATGTTAAAGTTGCAGAGCTTGATGACAATTCGATAGAATTTATGAAAACAAAAGGTTATTCTGTAGCAGTTCTACCTGCAAACAGCTTTAATAAGCAGACAGAGGAAGTAAGATGCGCAGGCATCACAACCTGCCTTGTAACAACAGATAGTCTTCCGGAAGAAGCTGCATACAGAATTACCAAGGCAATATACGAAAATAAAGAGGATCTTATTAGAGGTCACGTAGGATTTAATGG carries:
- a CDS encoding TAXI family TRAP transporter solute-binding subunit, producing the protein MKKTFVMMICVCICLSLFLTACSSPSAGEENSTPTTGSIDGTYWKFATLAVGSSWYVYGATIADVASRFDPGLQFDVLPNSGGVGNLLLLQKKQADIGLGFNNVNAWGYNGILAFEENGAIPSLRGLVACLDQMYVGIAVRNGSGIDKIRDIADKKMPIRLMTAEKGSASEYTTRVVLESIGCTYKDIVAWGGSVEHTDFASIVQAFKDGRCDLFMQHISVGHAAFTELCVSADVKVAELDDNSIEFMKTKGYSVAVLPANSFNKQTEEVRCAGITTCLVTTDSLPEEAAYRITKAIYENKEDLIRGHVGFNGFNKELAGSSEALGGLPMHPGAVKYYKEIGLLKD